GATACACAATGTTGCCGGAATTGTGTCCATATTATGTACGGATACTTCGCCATTGCCTTTCTCGTTCCGCACTCTCATCATGGACCATATCGTCAGCAGGGCCACGGCAACGGCTTCTTCGAAGGCCGCTCCGGCAGGGGCCATCATTCGGAACTGCATCGGAAAACGAAGGAGAATCCGCCGATCATGTCGCTACCGTCTCGTTGCAAATCGTTTGCCCGGCTCCCTCTCATGGCGGTGCTTCTGGCACTGGCGGCCTGCGTCAGCCCCGGACAGCCGCTGCCGCCGCCATTGCCGGCCGTGGCGAAGGCTGCCCCGCTGACGAGCGCGGATGCGGATTTCGTGCAGAAGCTCAACGAGATGGACGTGATGCAGATCGCGCTGGCGAAGAGTGCCCAGACCCATGCGGCGCGCAGCGATGTGGCGACCCTGGGTGCGACCATCGCCAAGGACCTGACGGGAAACCAGGACAAGCTGACGAAGCTGGTGGCGGCGCACGCCATCACCCTGACACCCAAGCCTTCGTCCGAAAATCAGAAAATTATCGACCGGATACAGCATTTTCACGGCACCGCGTTCGACCGAAGCTACATCCGGTCCCTGTCACGCAACAGCGCCAGGATGAAACCTGTCATCGACGCCGAGATCGCCAGCTCGAAGAATCCGGACCTGGTCAAGCTTGCGAACGATACCAAGACCATGCTCGCCGCCTATGAAGCCCAGCTTGCATAGAAGACCGTTTCCTACGCCCGGCTGCCGGGCGTAGGAACAGGGCGGCCCACGGCGTGGCGATCAGGGCGTCTGGCGCGTATCATGGCGGGGCAGGGCATGCCCGAAAATACGCGCGTAAAGATCCTGCCCGTAGCTTGTCGTCTCCGGCTCTCCGGGGCGGAGACGGAAGGTACGGGTGCCGTTCTCCAGTCTTTCGGGCCGCAGGAACAGCGTATCGGCGCGATGGTTCGCGAAGAACCGGTGGGCGAAGCTGTACTGATGCGTCACGAAAAACACCCGGACGCCGACATCCTGAAGGCTGCTGACGATTTCGTAGGAAATATCGGAACCTTCCCGGTCATTGGTCGAGGCAAACGATTCGTTGAGCAACATGACCGAATGCGGCCGAAGCTGATCCACCAGCACGCTCATACGATGCAGCTCCTCATCGAATTTTCCGCTTTCGAGCGCGCGGTCTTCCTCGCGCTTGAAATGCGTGAACACGTTTCCGGCCGCGCCGGTACGCGGTGACCCGGCTCCGGCGAACAGCCCGCATTGTCCCATCACGAAGGACAGGCCGACGCTGCGCAGGAAGGTCGTTTTCCCCCCTGGTTGGCCCCGGTGATGATGACGGTACGGTGCGGGCCCGTGGCGTCGATATCGTTGCCCACGACCTGCCTGTCCCGATGTCAGTGCAAGGGCGACGTCATAAAGTCCGGTCGCCGCGAAATCATGGTCTTCGGAAGACTGGAAGTCCGGAAGGCAGGTCGGCAGCGCCAGTTCCACCAGCCGCGCGTGAAGATTGATCGCGCCGACATAGAAAGCCAGCTCGTTCCGAAGCGCGTTCAGGAAGGCAAGCACGTGGTCCTTCCCTTGTCCGAGCGCATCCGCCACGCGATTGAGCGCGCGATCGCGAATGTCGCTCAGGGCGCGTGCGCCGCTTTCGTCGCGTTCATTCAGCCGGAAGCTGTACCCTTCCGGCTTCCCCGCGAAGGCGCGTGCCAGCCAGTTGCCTTCCGGCGGCAGCGGCTTGCGCAGCACATGGTCGGTTGCCTTGTTCCCGACGCCCAGCCGGGCGGTAAACAGCATGCGCGGCCGGCTCAGGTCACTGATATAGCCGCGAATGCGTTCGAAGAAAGGGTCATCCAGTTCGCGGGAAAGCGTTTCGAACAGCGTCCGCAGGCCGCGCGACGTTGAACGGCCTCGTTCCGCGTCGCTGATGGCCCGCAGGCGCGTCAGGGTTCCCAGAAGCAGCTTCAGGACCGACACGGATTCGAATACGATGCTGCCGGGACTGCGAAAACCGGCATGAATATAGCTTTTGCGTTCCGCCTCGATCGCGTCCGAGGCCAGGCTGTACAGTTCCCGGACCAGGTCCTCCCGGTCGAGGCTTTCCGATGTGATTTCCTGCCGGTAGCGGATGTCTTCGGGGTCGGCCAGGGTGTTCAGCATCACGCGTGGGCTGACCCGGGCAATCAGCTCGTCGCCTGCCGCCATGGCGTCGAATATGACGTTCAGGCGCAAATCGTCGATCAGGGCGTCCGCCTGCGGCGGCAGGGGGGCTTTCGGATCGAGGTCCCGATCGCGAAAGAGCAGGTGGGCTTTCATGGTGCCTCCGTCAGGCGGCGCCGGATATCGGCGCCCGTGAGGTGATATTTATGGGCCAGGGAGGCAGCATAGACCCGTCCGTCGGAGGGGCGGCGGACGATCCTGAATGTCCGTGCGTCGTCGCGGTCCGGATCGACCGTACTGACCATGCTGACGATCGTGTGGGACAATGTCGCGATCTCATCGATGAAGGTCACGCAGACGCAGATCAGGTCCTGTCCGATGAAGTCCTCCAGAACGGCAGCGGACAGGCTGGCCGCGTCGTCGGCCGTCGTCGCGTTGAAGCTTTCGTTCATGATCACGAGGCTGCGCGGCGAGACATGCGTGACGATGTCGTGAATCCGCACCAGTTCGTCTTCCAGCTTGCCGCGCAGGTCGGCCGCGTTCTCCTCCCGCTCGAAATGCGTATGGATCTCGTCGACCAGGAACAGATGCGCTTCGCGTCCGGGAACGGGCAGTCCGAGACGGGCGAGATAGTGCAATTGACCGAATGCCCGGGCGAAGGTCGTCTTTCCGCCCTGATTGGGGCCGGTGACCATGATGATCCGTTCGGGGCCGGAGAGTTCGAAATCGTTCGTGACGACCGCCTTGCCGTCATCGACCAGCCGCACGGCCAGGGCGGGATCGAACATGTCGGCTACCCGCTCCGCCTTGTCGGTGTCCGACATGTCCGGGCAACAGAATGGCAGGCCCGCGGCACGCATCGGCGCGATGAAATCGGCATAGGCGAGGTAGAAATGCAGTTCCCTGTCCAGCCTGATCAGGACCGGATTTTCGTAGGTGGCGAAATCCTCGCAGAATGTCCGCAGGCGGTCGAACACGTTCGGATTCAGCCGTGCGACGAATGCGAGGATCGTCGCCTCGATATGATCGAGCCCCAGGGTGTCCTGCAGGTCCACGAGGTGGCTGCGGACGTCGCCCTGCCGGAACCGCGCAAAGGTGTCCTCGATTTCCGCGCTGTAATCGCTTTCGCGTCCGGGATGCTGGACCCGGAAATCCCCTTCGCCCACGGATACCGCATACACAATGTCCTCCAGGTCTCGCGCGATCGCCTCCCCCTCGTCGGCGAGGCGGCGGAAATGGTCCGATGAGAGATGCGTGTCGAGCCACCGCGCCAGCATGCCGACGGCGTCGGAGGTCGGTTTCAGCCCGTTCAGGGCCCGGTCGAGGTCCCGGACGGCGGATCCGTACATCCTTGCGGCATCGAGGAACCAGCGCCGCGCCGACCATTCGTCCTGGCTTTTCCCGACCATCTGCTGTTGAGCGCGGCTGCTCTGGATCTTCCGCGTGAAAGCGCGGCACGCCGCGCCGATATCCGGCTGCTCGAGATCCTGCCAGAACGCCTGGCGATAGCGGATCGTCCCGAGATCCGGCGCCGGCGTGCAGAATACCCGGTCGAGCCCGAACATCTCCCGCCCGGCGGTCATCCGGTCGAGGATCTGATCCAGGCAGAGGTCGTGGAAGCAGCGGGGTTCGGGTGCCGGACGATCGGGCACCGGCTCGGTCCGGGCCTGCATCGCGGGGTCGGGATTCAGAATGCTTTCGAAACCGATGGCATCGTGCGCCGCCATGGTGCGGTATCCTTCCGGCATTGCTGTCACGGAAGGATGCAAGACGTCCTGCCGCAACACACGGGATGCGAGCAGGAGTCATCAGCCCTGGGGGCGGTTATACGGAGGTACTCCATCTCCGACCGGACGGCGTAAGCCCTCCGATAGCCACCTCAACGCACGAAACGCCGCCAGGTTGACGGACGGCCGGAAATCGAATCCGCGCCCCCTCGATTTTCAGCCGGATCGGGAACCGATCGGGAAAAGGCCGTTTCCTGTTCGCGGGCAGGCGATTATGCTTGCCCGTGACCCGTTCCCTTGGACCCTGTTTTTACCGCTGTTTTCAACTATGTTGTCCTGGCAGGAGGCGTGAGCATGCGCATTCTCGTCGTTCTCGACCGGCCTGACACCGTGACCTTCACGCTCGAGGTGGCCGGGCAACTGGCGGACCGGTTCGCGTGCCGGGACATTCGTCTGCTGCATCCCCAACTGGAAGACGATCCCGATTTCAGGGCACCGGACGAGGGCATGCCGACGCGGGAAGACCGCCTGCGTTTCGCGCGGTCCGTGTCCGACCGTGCGGACCGGCTTCGCGCCGCCTGCGCGGACTGGATCACGGCGTCGGGCCGAACCGCGACCGCCCGCTGGATCGAGATAGCGGGGGATGTCCAGAAGATCGTGGCGCGCGAAGCCGCGAACGCCGACCTGACGGTTCTGAGCCGCCCGCGCCCGAAGGACCCCGCATTCGTCGGACAGGCCTTCACCGGCGCGTTGTACGATGCGCAGTCCACGGTCGTGATCGCGCCCCTTCATCATCACCCGACCGTCGGCGCGCGGCCCGTCATTGCCTGGCGTCCGTCCCACGCGCTCGAACGCGCGATCGCATCGGCCACCCCCTTGCTGTCCAGGGCGGAGGTGGTCACGTGGGTCATCGGTGAGGGCGGACACGGGACGGTCGAACTGCCCCCGGTGGCGGCCCAACTGGAATCCAGGGGGGTCAGGACCGTCGTCGATCGGTTCACGCTCGACGATGGCGATCCCGGCGAGCAGATCCGCGCCCATGCCCTTGCGGCGCAGGCCGACCTCCTGATCATGGGGTCCTACACCCATCCGCGCTTCGTCGAATGGCTCTTCGGCGGGCCGACGCGCGATATCCTCGCCCATGGTACCCTCCCGATCCTGACCCACCATTGAGAGGCTGCTTCAGAAGCTCCGCTGCCGGCGATCCGACGCGCGTTTCCTGTGCTCCGATGCTCATGGCCCATAAGGCCACTCCGCTTCGGTGCTCGGAAACGCACGACGGGCGCGACCCTTCGGGTCGCTCTCGCTCAGCAGCGGGACTTTTGAAGCAGCCTCCGAGAGCCTGACCGGACAGGCTCCGAGGCTCCACCCCGACAGGGATTGAACCGACGTGACGAATTTTCTTCCGACGCTCTGGATTGCTCTCGCGGGTGCCGCAGGCACGCTCCTGCGCTACTGGATCGGGCTGGCGACGCTGCGCTGGAGCCAGTCGCTGCCCTGGGGCACGATCCTGATCAATGCGACCGGCTCGTTCGCCATCGCGTTCTTCGGCAGCCTGACCGTCGCGGGCGCGCGCTTCCCGCTGTCCGATACGCAAAGGGTGGTCTTCATGGTCGGGCTGTGCGGCGGATATACGACCTTTTCCTCGTTCAGCCTCCAGACGCTCGATCTGCTGCGGAATGGCGCGCCGGTCAGGGCTTTTCTCAATATCGGGTTGTCGGTCGTCCTGTGCATGGCGACCGTCTCGGCCGGCTACCTCGCCGCCCAGGCCGTCAATCACGCGCACGCGCGCCGGCTTCATCAGGCATCGTGAAAAAGCCGCCTGACGGGCAGGGCGTGCACCGCCCGGATACCGGGCGGCCCTGGGGGCCGCCCGCCATGTCCGGGCAGGGTCAGACGCGCAGTGCCGCGACCGTCTGGTGGGCGGCTTCGATGGCGGCGGCGCGCTGGTCTTCTCCACGGCTGACGCCTTCGGCCACGATGACCTCCGGGGTGGCGATGCCGATGAAGCCCAGCGCGGTGCGCAGGTAGGTTTCCGTGTGTTCCGCCGTGGCGTACGGCGTTTCCTGGCCGTAGAAGCTGCCGCGCGACAGCGCCACGATCACGCGCTTTCCTTCCACCAGACCCTTCACGCCCTCGGGGCCGTATTTGAAGGTCCGGCCCGGGACCAGGACGCGGTCGAGCCAGCTCTTGAGCTGCGTGGGGATGGTGAAATTATACATCGGCGCGCCGATGACCACGATATCGGCGGTCAGGAACTCCTCCAGCACGGCCTGGCTCTCGGCGCGCTCGACCTCGTTGCCGGGGACCGAGGCCGGGTGGTCGGGTGGCAGGTTGGCCAGCGTCATGTGCGACAGCGGGTGGGCCACCAGGTCGCGCCGCGTCACGGTCAGGTCCGGCTGCAAGGCCCGGACATGCGCCACGACGGCGGCGGACAGCGTGCGGCTGACCGAACTGTCCTCGGGCAGGATGCTGGCGTCGAGATGCAGGAGTTTCATTGCGTCGGTCCTAGGTATATGTTTGTAACCGAGGATATGTTTGCCACTGTCACCACGGCGCGCAAGGGGGCACATTCTTGATACGCGGGAACATGCATGTAACCGGGGAGGCACCCGATCCGGGCCAGGGAAACTGCCGCAAGATCAGTCCGGTCCTGGCGCGCCTGGGCGACAAATGGAGCGTGCTGATCGTCATGCAACTGGGCAACGGGCCGCGCCGGTTCAATGAAATCCGCCGCATGGTCGACGGCATTTCCCAGCGCATGCTGACCCTGACCCTGCGCGGGCTGGAGCGCGACGGCATGGTAACGCGCACGGTCTATCCGACCATCCCGCCCCGCGTGGACTACGAACTGACGCCGCTGGGCCGGTCGCTGCGCGAACCGGTGCAGGCGCTGGGGACCTGGGCGATGGCCAACCTGGACAAGATCGAGATGGCGCAACGGGAATTCGATAGCCGGAAAGCGTGAGGGATCAGGGCACGCGAACCAAATAGCGTCGTGACGAGGTGCCCGGCGGATGCGTGAATATCGCGGTGAAGGCGGCGGGATGTAAGACTGGCAGCTTGCGCCCTCATGTCGGGCATACGCGCCTGTGAATAGCTTTCCGCATAGCGGACATAAGCAGCACAATCTCTCGCGGCCGAGTTGGGGCCGTTTTCTGCCTGTCAGGTTTCAGGCACGACAAATGGGAAGCCGACCTTCGCGCAACAACTCGCTGATGCCGGCAAGCCCCCTCGGACGAATCAGCAGGATGGTCGCGTTAGTTTACGTCGACATTACGGCCAATCGTGTCGCTGGTTACACGCCCGAGGGTGGTACGACACTCTACGATATAGCGCCACGATAGCGGTTGGTTCGAGGGGCCCGCTTCAGCGTTGATCGACGCCGATCCGCAGCCAAGCTGAGACTTGTACAATTCGATCGTCCTGGACATTTGCTGCAATACGTGCGATAGCGCTGCCATGATACCATCATGCATCGACCTATTTGCCGGTTGTGGCGGGCTCTCGCTCGGTCTTGGAGCCGCCGGTTTCTCGACCCTGTTCGCGATCGAGGCTCATGCTGATGCATTCGATACCTACCGAGCCAACTTACTTGACAGTGGCAGGAACCGCCATAGTTGGCCGGCATGGCTCGACAAGCGAGCGTGGCAGGCTCAGGATGTACTTGTCCATCATGAAACGGAACTTGCCGAGTTACGCGGGAAGGTCGACTTGGTCGCCGGCGGACCACCATGCCAAGGCTTCAGCATGAATGGCCTCCGGCGGCCTGATGATCCACGCAGCAAAATGGTGGACGTCTATCTCCATTACGTCGAAATCGTCCGTCCACGCCTAATTTTGTTGGAGAATGTGGTTGGCTTCCGCTCGATGAAGCATCGCACAGGCGGAACTTACAGCGATTATACCAAGCGTAGGCTGGAAGCCTTTGGCTACGACACCTGGATTGAAATCTTACGGGCTGCGGACTGGGGCGTTCCGCAGCGCAGGCCGAGGTTTGTACTCATCGCTGCACCAAAGGGCACACTACCCGGCATTGATCCAATGCAACGCTTGCGCGTCGCCAGGAAAGCATTCCTTGTCGCACGAGGGCTTGGGCCGGATCATACGAGCGCCAGTGCCGCGATCTCAGACCTTGAGGAAAGCGATATGGAACCCGGACTTGACAGCGAATGGGGCCATCTCGGTTTCCGGGCGCTGAAGCGCTCGCGGGAAGCAGCGACTCCGTACCAGCGACTGATGAGGGTTGACAGCCTTAATCAGCCCGGCGACCTCAGGTTGCCTAGGCACAGCACCGCCTCAGTCGGGCGGATGCGGGACATATTGGACAATTGCGAACGCGGGGTTTGTCTGAGGCTAGTGGACCGGGAACGCCTCGGCATCAAGAAACGCTCAACCACGCCGCTCGCCCCGGACGGGCCCGCTCCTACCATTAGCACGCTACCGGATGACTTCGTGCACTATTCCAAGCCACGGGCAATGACGGTCCGGGAGCACGCGCGCTTGCAATCCTTCCCAGATTGGTTCTCGTTCAAGGGACCCTACACAACCGGCGGCAGCCGCCGGCGGGATGCATGCCCGAGGTTCACTCAGGTCGGGAACGCGGTGCCACCGCTTTTGGCCGAGGCACTTGGGGAGATGCTTATGGGCCTCTTAGCCGTCCAAAAGCGTGACGAGTCGCCTCATCTCGCGGAAAGCCTCAGTATGCTCGGCGAATACCCGACGGATGTCCGCAAAATCGTTGACGGTGATTTCGCCGCTACCTTGTAGTATCCATCCCGCATCTCCCTCGACCTCCACTACATGGCCGAGAAGGTTACGCTTGCGGAGGACCTTCTGGTCATATTGAGCACTGGACTTGCGTAACTCGCGCAACCGGTCTGCATCCGCGTCGTTCAGGCCAAAAGTAGCAGGGCTAGCAGCGGCAACCTGTGTCAGCCGGCGAAAATGCTTAAACAGCTTCATGCTATCGACTGCCCGGGTTTCAATGCGAGCAAGCAGGTCTTTAGCTTTCGACTCCTCATATGCCTGCTTGGCTTCGTCCAAGAACTTCAGGACGTCACTATCAAGGCTTTCGATCTTGCCTGCGCAATTCGGATCCCGGGCGCACATCGACAACATTGCAACCTTCATGAGATCATCGCATTCGGCCACTACCCGCATGGCGAGCCCCCTCATGCCGGATAGCCTGTCAAGTGATCGTGCCGTTTGGTCTATCAACTCGCCAGCACGCTCTGTAAAGCGCCCGCGTGAACAGCAGTACACGCCTTCGACCGCCTTGCTGGCGATCAAACTGCGAAGCTCCTGCTCCTCGGCGCTGCCCGAATAGAAAAGAATGGTCGTCGAAGGAAATAGCTCGCGAACCCTCGGCGCTAGCTCATCACCTTTCTCGTCGCGCAAGCGGTAGTCCAGCAAGATGAGGTCATACATATGATAGAGTTGGTGCTTACGCGAGAGGTCATCGATCCCGGTCCCATTTGGAATTGTTTCGATGCGCGCTAGAAAGCCCGCATCTTGCACCCTGCGCTTGAGTGCTTGCTCCTCCTCTGGGCTAAACGAATCCTCTATCCATAGGATTCCTAGGTCGAGATTCATTGCCGTTCCCCCGGGACAACGATGTCGAAGTCAGCTCGCGTTCCATCTCCTGCAAGCTCGATGGTGCCGCCCATTCCCTCGACTATCTGGCGAATGCTGTACAAGCCTAGTCCAGTGCCGTTGGCAGAACCGGTATAGCCCCGCTCGAAAATCTTGGACGGGTCGACCTTGCGCCTGTCGATACCCAGGCCATCGTCGATGACCCTGATAAGCACGGAGTCCTGCCCCTTGCGCGTGGCCTTGAACTCGATCTTGCTCGCTTTCGCCTTGCGTGCGTTATCCAGCAGGTTGTCGACGAGAACTGCTACGTCCACGGGGGAGAATTCCCGTTCCAGCGCCAGATTGGCGGCATCAAAGGTAGCGGCTGGCATGCCAGGAATACCAACAAGGCGAACCTCGAAATACTCGGTGAGAAATTGGAGCAAGTCGCCGTGCACCTTGTCGGTTTCCAAATCGACACGGATGTTCGGTGCAAATGACAGAACGGTGCGCAAGCGATCCCCGGATAAGCTTGCGCCGGCGATCGAGACCGATGCACGACGGGCGGACTGGCGGATCGTGGCGAGCAGATCCTCGACGTCCCCGAGGTCATCGATTTCTTTTGGCATCACGGCCGCAGCCAGAATGTTCCGCACCTCATGCGCCATGTTCTCGATTGCCGCGCGCACATGCCCGAGGTGTATCGTGGCTTGGTGCATGAGCAACTGGATGCGCTCGACATCGACATCCTGGCTGCTCCCGAGGAACGCTGCCTGCTTCTCTAGCGCCGCAATCCGCGCATCGGCGGTGGCCCGCTCCGCCATCGCGCGCAGGGCGGCTTGGCGAGCTTCGTCGCGCGACGCCCGCAATTCAGCGATCCGCCTCCTCGCTTCCTCTACCTGGCCAAGCAAGGAGACATCGCTGCGGCTCTCCGCAACCGCCGACATCGCCTTGAGCGCATCGTCAGTGATCTTGTCGGGATCGTCGGCCACGCGGACGAGTTCTGTATCGTAGTACAGGATTTCGACGTCCTTCGAT
This genomic stretch from Gluconacetobacter diazotrophicus PA1 5 harbors:
- a CDS encoding DUF4142 domain-containing protein, with translation MYGYFAIAFLVPHSHHGPYRQQGHGNGFFEGRSGRGHHSELHRKTKENPPIMSLPSRCKSFARLPLMAVLLALAACVSPGQPLPPPLPAVAKAAPLTSADADFVQKLNEMDVMQIALAKSAQTHAARSDVATLGATIAKDLTGNQDKLTKLVAAHAITLTPKPSSENQKIIDRIQHFHGTAFDRSYIRSLSRNSARMKPVIDAEIASSKNPDLVKLANDTKTMLAAYEAQLA
- a CDS encoding FMN-dependent NADH-azoreductase, giving the protein MKLLHLDASILPEDSSVSRTLSAAVVAHVRALQPDLTVTRRDLVAHPLSHMTLANLPPDHPASVPGNEVERAESQAVLEEFLTADIVVIGAPMYNFTIPTQLKSWLDRVLVPGRTFKYGPEGVKGLVEGKRVIVALSRGSFYGQETPYATAEHTETYLRTALGFIGIATPEVIVAEGVSRGEDQRAAAIEAAHQTVAALRV
- the crcB gene encoding fluoride efflux transporter CrcB, translated to MTNFLPTLWIALAGAAGTLLRYWIGLATLRWSQSLPWGTILINATGSFAIAFFGSLTVAGARFPLSDTQRVVFMVGLCGGYTTFSSFSLQTLDLLRNGAPVRAFLNIGLSVVLCMATVSAGYLAAQAVNHAHARRLHQAS
- a CDS encoding response regulator, whose amino-acid sequence is MNLDLGILWIEDSFSPEEEQALKRRVQDAGFLARIETIPNGTGIDDLSRKHQLYHMYDLILLDYRLRDEKGDELAPRVRELFPSTTILFYSGSAEEQELRSLIASKAVEGVYCCSRGRFTERAGELIDQTARSLDRLSGMRGLAMRVVAECDDLMKVAMLSMCARDPNCAGKIESLDSDVLKFLDEAKQAYEESKAKDLLARIETRAVDSMKLFKHFRRLTQVAAASPATFGLNDADADRLRELRKSSAQYDQKVLRKRNLLGHVVEVEGDAGWILQGSGEITVNDFADIRRVFAEHTEAFREMRRLVTLLDG
- a CDS encoding MutS-related protein — translated: MAAHDAIGFESILNPDPAMQARTEPVPDRPAPEPRCFHDLCLDQILDRMTAGREMFGLDRVFCTPAPDLGTIRYRQAFWQDLEQPDIGAACRAFTRKIQSSRAQQQMVGKSQDEWSARRWFLDAARMYGSAVRDLDRALNGLKPTSDAVGMLARWLDTHLSSDHFRRLADEGEAIARDLEDIVYAVSVGEGDFRVQHPGRESDYSAEIEDTFARFRQGDVRSHLVDLQDTLGLDHIEATILAFVARLNPNVFDRLRTFCEDFATYENPVLIRLDRELHFYLAYADFIAPMRAAGLPFCCPDMSDTDKAERVADMFDPALAVRLVDDGKAVVTNDFELSGPERIIMVTGPNQGGKTTFARAFGQLHYLARLGLPVPGREAHLFLVDEIHTHFEREENAADLRGKLEDELVRIHDIVTHVSPRSLVIMNESFNATTADDAASLSAAVLEDFIGQDLICVCVTFIDEIATLSHTIVSMVSTVDPDRDDARTFRIVRRPSDGRVYAASLAHKYHLTGADIRRRLTEAP
- a CDS encoding MutS-related protein — translated: MKAHLLFRDRDLDPKAPLPPQADALIDDLRLNVIFDAMAAGDELIARVSPRVMLNTLADPEDIRYRQEITSESLDREDLVRELYSLASDAIEAERKSYIHAGFRSPGSIVFESVSVLKLLLGTLTRLRAISDAERGRSTSRGLRTLFETLSRELDDPFFERIRGYISDLSRPRMLFTARLGVGNKATDHVLRKPLPPEGNWLARAFAGKPEGYSFRLNERDESGARALSDIRDRALNRVADALGQGKDHVLAFLNALRNELAFYVGAINLHARLVELALPTCLPDFQSSEDHDFAATGLYDVALALTSGQAGRGQRYRRHGPAPYRHHHRGQPGGKTTFLRSVGLSFVMGQCGLFAGAGSPRTGAAGNVFTHFKREEDRALESGKFDEELHRMSVLVDQLRPHSVMLLNESFASTNDREGSDISYEIVSSLQDVGVRVFFVTHQYSFAHRFFANHRADTLFLRPERLENGTRTFRLRPGEPETTSYGQDLYARIFGHALPRHDTRQTP
- a CDS encoding winged helix-turn-helix transcriptional regulator; translation: MHVTGEAPDPGQGNCRKISPVLARLGDKWSVLIVMQLGNGPRRFNEIRRMVDGISQRMLTLTLRGLERDGMVTRTVYPTIPPRVDYELTPLGRSLREPVQALGTWAMANLDKIEMAQREFDSRKA
- a CDS encoding DNA cytosine methyltransferase; this encodes MYNSIVLDICCNTCDSAAMIPSCIDLFAGCGGLSLGLGAAGFSTLFAIEAHADAFDTYRANLLDSGRNRHSWPAWLDKRAWQAQDVLVHHETELAELRGKVDLVAGGPPCQGFSMNGLRRPDDPRSKMVDVYLHYVEIVRPRLILLENVVGFRSMKHRTGGTYSDYTKRRLEAFGYDTWIEILRAADWGVPQRRPRFVLIAAPKGTLPGIDPMQRLRVARKAFLVARGLGPDHTSASAAISDLEESDMEPGLDSEWGHLGFRALKRSREAATPYQRLMRVDSLNQPGDLRLPRHSTASVGRMRDILDNCERGVCLRLVDRERLGIKKRSTTPLAPDGPAPTISTLPDDFVHYSKPRAMTVREHARLQSFPDWFSFKGPYTTGGSRRRDACPRFTQVGNAVPPLLAEALGEMLMGLLAVQKRDESPHLAESLSMLGEYPTDVRKIVDGDFAATL
- a CDS encoding universal stress protein, which codes for MRILVVLDRPDTVTFTLEVAGQLADRFACRDIRLLHPQLEDDPDFRAPDEGMPTREDRLRFARSVSDRADRLRAACADWITASGRTATARWIEIAGDVQKIVAREAANADLTVLSRPRPKDPAFVGQAFTGALYDAQSTVVIAPLHHHPTVGARPVIAWRPSHALERAIASATPLLSRAEVVTWVIGEGGHGTVELPPVAAQLESRGVRTVVDRFTLDDGDPGEQIRAHALAAQADLLIMGSYTHPRFVEWLFGGPTRDILAHGTLPILTHH